The genomic region ATTGAATCCTTGCAAAGTGTCGAAAGATTTTGTCCGTCGAatcaatcaaatgaaatgaaaaacctctttgaattgaaaattgtcaGCATTGACATGATTGTGTAGTCGAAGAGGCGTGATCGCGTATTGTCATTTTAGTTTCATAAAAGTGATCGATTTTTATTGGTGTTATATAATGACATTTCAAAAAGAGAAAAATCAATACGAACTATAACCCCCGCCTTCAGTGTCTGTGGTACATCTTGATATGCTGTGAAGTAACCTTTCTTCAATATCAAAATGCTCAGTCATACACTATGTAAATGTGCGAAGTTTCTGTCGTTGTGGCATGGCCTGCTAACCTTGTCCAACACGCAGAGAAATAAAACGTGTTTCGTAGaatcaacatttttcaaatctttttgAAGCTAGCAAAATACCCATCAGGTACGACATTGGGTCGATTGATTTGCAGCGCGACGATAGATTCTTGCTCAATCATCCCGCAAAGACCACGAAAGGGTAGCTCAACCTGAGCGATTCAACGTACCACCAAGCATAGATTAAgaggattaatctatacttgatatgaCTTATCCATCCAAGGAGCGACCACACGTGGCTGGTAGTGTTGATCCGGTGGATAGTGATCGCCGGAACAACTGTCGTGGCATGGCCGTCCCTGGCTTATTGCTGCCCACTCCCACAGACTCGCGGACACGGGAGCTAATCCCGCTGAAGGGCGAGGGGTAGCATATTAACGACCGCATAAGGTAAACTGATTCCTAATTAACAAACGTATTCCACGAATTTTTACGGTATATATATCTATAAGCGTGTCATCGAATTACATCGCCAGCCACGGGTGACTTATGAGCGACTAAATAATGATACATTCTTTGATTCAACCGTCGGTATGACCGACGGTATGATGACCAGTGCCATTAAAAGGGACTGACTGTTCACCTAAGAGAGATTCCCCCGATTTCTGATGAGGAGAAAAAAGCTATGCATGACATGACCTTAAACTTTGCTGGTTAGGCGTCCACCTCAAGAACGGAAAGTCGGCCTGAAAGTCTGAAAGTGCCTTCTTGTCAGCTGCACCGTAAAATGACTGACTTCACACAGCGCCAAACCGCAGCAGTGATTGCCTATGCGTCACAGACACGCCTCGACCGGCCTAATAACATCGCCACAGTATTCGTTCTTCATGTTGAACGGCTTCAGTGTATCATCATCTCTTGAAAACAATGAATTTAGTTATTCCACGTGGCCAAACAATACGAATGGATAATTCCGTTTGTAGTCTATTAGCAATCGGAGGTAATTCAGCAGAAATCTGCCTGAACGCATCCTCTTAGCtcatattttcaagaaaaaattgtcaacaaaaaaccCAATACAACTATATCAAATTTACATTTCAAACACATTGATCAACAGACGTAAGGAGATATTCTAGACTCACTGATCTATCACCGTTTCTGGATATGAGAGCAAAGCCCAGGATGCGCATTGACGTtagatgccattcaacattgcTCAATGGCAAACGGGATAGACACTATTTGGGCGAAACCGATATGCCTTTCGCCTTTGCATTATTTTCATAGTAAGAGTTCAGGATAGCAGGCGCTTAAGGATTTCACTCTATCAATGCGAATTCTTTTATTGAAGATTCGTTGGCACTGATAGAAGTATTAGTGGTTAAAGTGATCAGTTCATTCTCAAAGCTGATCACTGCCAATCAACTCACCATAACCTGAAGACCAGCAAGTGTGAGCGAATCAGTATGAAGTGACCGTGGTCTGTTCAGTGCAGATCATACTGGAGGCGGTCATGCTTCAAATAAATGAACCGGTTTTCGGTGagtgtagagtatcgccactGCTTAATGACAGTGCACATATCAAATGATAAACCAATAAAACTCTAATCTTCAACTCTAATGAAAGCGGTGAATCCTTATACATATGTAATTTAATTGAGTCACGTGATTAATTTCGAGTCGCCGAGGTATTTGATGCTGGGCGAGGTTGTTCGAAGGGAGTTGTCTTTTCGACCCGTATCGAGGACGGACGTCTCTTTATGAAACTCAGCCAAGGAAAGCAACCAACACCGACCCGACTTAGGAAAGCTGGGCAACGTCGCTTTGACATACGTAAACAATTTCGGACTCATCAACGTCATTGACTGTGATTTGAACTAGTACAATCTTTGTTTCAAGAAGAAACCACGGGAAGTACCAAAAACCACTGCTTGGCGGCTGATTTGCTCTTTCCACAGATACGAATCGCAGTCAACAGCACCCGACATAAGAAGAACGGCTGTGATGTATTAATTCTAACCAGGGAGACACACCTTGAGTCACAGAGCGCACGGACAGAACAATCTTCAAACCTAAGGGTGAGTGAAATGTCCTTCTTACTATTTTCAGGGCACTATAACCAATGGCAGTCCATTCTGTCATCCTTATCGGGCGACAACACGAGGCCAGTCCATTGAGTCCCGAGTGTAGGCTATGCAAtggttgatattttgaaatacattttgacagaaatttgCTTTTGCAAAGGAAAAATTAAGAAAGAGAGTGTGGAGATTTACGTCACTGTCACGTTGTCATAATCTCCGTCAGAACACAATAGACGGAGCCGGGCACTTTTTCGAGGGGGAAATTCGACCACTCCGATTTCTCGGCATTGTCTTGACGTCTTGGTCCTGTACAGGTTTTCCAGGGAAACGAAAAACCATTTCGAGTTTTCATGAGCTAAGAAACCTTGAGGGTCTTTTCATATCTCTGAAATCCTCTCGGGCATTGTAGGGGATGCATATTTGCGTTCGTTGAAAACCTCTTAAAGGCTTTGAAAAGCCCAACCACTTTTACTCTTAAGAATGCAGTGCTTTGTACCTTTTTCAGGTGAAGAACACACCAATCAAGATGGCGGCCGTGACGACAGTGTTTTCGGACTTTTCACCCTCCGACCAGGAGAGCACCATGGACAGCATGCTGATGAATACAACAGTCACCACTCGGAAACCCCCAGCGAAATTCCGAACACCGAACCCGGAGGTTTTACCAATCAAAGAATGCCTCGCGACGAATGAGTATCTTGTAGGCCAATGGCTTTTTGAAAACCACATGTATATAGAGGTCGCCACCGGTTTCGTAGGTTTCGTTCTGGTAATGATCGTGTATGCCAAGAGAATGTTTAAGGGCACCCCCTATCTTTACATGTGTACACTAGCCATATTTGACGTGGCCTATCTGTTAGTGTATGCATTTCAGACGAAAGTGATGTACGCAGTCCAATATAACTGGGGTGACTATGGCTGCGGGCTCATCGAGTTCTTTTACGTCATTTTTAACGAGTTCGCTATCGGGACTTTAGTCATTATGACTGTTGAGCGCATGTTGGTCATAGCTTTCCCGCTAAAGTTCCAACGCGTATTCACAGTCAAAAAGGCTCTCATCGCTCTCTCGGCTCTAGCAATTGTCGTATTTTGCATCAACTTTCCGATAATCTTCACCAAACTCGTTCTTCGGAAACCGAAGGTAAGCTACGACTATGATTTTATGATATACAGGTGTTTCTACGCATTCCCTTACCCAGGTTTCGACCTAAGCTTAGTGTTAGACGTAAGCAAATTAAGCCGTTTCATTGGATTCGTCTTCACACCCACAATCCTCTTGTTCCTctgcaatatttcaataattatTACCATGGCAAGGAGTGCGAAAGAACAGGGCAAAATGTCTGTAGAATCCGGTGAGAAGGCTGCGGGTCAACTGCGGCACATCACCGCACAAATGTTGTCCGTGTCCGTGAGCTTCGTAGTACTACAATTCATTTTTTGCGTCATGTATTTTCCTGATACATACCTCGTGAGCCTAGACCCCGTATTATGGCCAAAATGCTCCTGGCGTTATCTTAGTCGCTTCTTGGCCCGCGAAGTTGGCAAGTTTTCCTCAAACATGCAGCATGCTATTAATGCTTACATGTACTGTCTGGTCAGTGCGAAGTTCCGGAAAGAACTTTTGCAGGCACTTGGCATAATTAAGAAGGTGTCCTCGGCGCAGTCGCGTATGACTGCTTCTACTGGTGTGAGCAGCAGTGTCACTAATACTGAGGCGCCACCTTAAAGAGACACCTACAACTAAAACGAGTAAAACTCATCATGACATACATGAGTGAATACTCACTGTAAATAGCTAGATTTCGTTGAGCAGTCTGCACTCCTGACAGCATGTAAATCTTTCTTCGGTTGATTTTTCGTCGTCAGCGCGAAGTTTAAAAAGACTTCTTGAAGGCTCTATGGCAGTATGAAGGATGTGTCCGATTGTCGTACGGGAGCGAAAGTATACTATACTTCACTATCACCTAAATGTATTAGTTAGAACTGAACGGTTGATTTAATTTTTAGCTTCTGTGCTTAAACATGTTCAAACAGAACTAACTCATATTTCTAGTTCTTTCACGAGAAACTTATTCATTGGCGAACGTCGGATGGAGCTCCAGAAAAATCAGCAAGGGTACCCCTAAAGCCATCGTAATACACGACAAGGCTTGGAGGGACTCCCTGTTCATCGTTCTTTAACATGGTTAAGGGCTGTACTAAAAGTATATTAAAGTAAATTCtcagatacatgtaggtgacCTACCACTGTTGAACAAGATTTTGCCAAATTCGAAAATCTCACTTATGAACCAAACTGAACACCCGGGAATTccaaaatcatattttgttcTCATTGATGACAGCTGAGCTTTTCTGACGATAGTTCAGAGTGTAATCATGTGTACACCTGCATTGCATGTTTTATGAGCAATAAACGGGGATTCAGCAACTGActgaagttttctattttgtaaattttgttgatgATGCAGTCATTTTTGGCTGTTGTCCATTTCAGACCGTCTGATGGACAGACGGTCAGGCGAGACACCTAGGACTTATTTCAGACCATCTGGCGGACAGGAAGGCGTCAAATCAGTCCACTTGGAGCACCTGATGGACAAGACAGCTAGGGTCAGGTCAGCCCACTGGGATTCATCTCAAGACTAGAGTCAGTTCATTTAAGTTTGACGTGTGTCAGATCGGACCACTAGATGGACGACTTGGTCAGGTCAGTCCAATTCAACTTGAACGACCACCTCATGAAATATTGGCCAATCAGACGCCAGAAATTCGGCTTCCTCCGATCGGTGCTGTGATGAGTAACTAAAGGGGAAATCTAAATGGAGAGGGTGGCGGCTGCACGCATCCATTCGACGTGCATCTGACGAGAGTCAGTACGGTATCAATCACAATGACATGTTTTGGTTAGATTCCCGGGGCGGTCCATCTCGTCATCCTTTTCGTCAGGGACGAGGCCGattcactgcgtccggagtgtaatattgctgagaCAACTTGTCAATTATATTCGTAGTGGGGTAAAGATGGCCAATTCGGGCCTAGACATCaacgaaaaatttcaaatattcacaTGTTCAAGGAAGAATCGGAGCATTTATCAGCGCCCTCGTCGATAAAATACTTTCGcatagttcatgtattttgTACTTCGTCGTACGTAGTTCTCAATAAGGCTTGGAAAAGCTACATATTTAGCCTCGGAGCTGGCATGCTACAACTGTTAAACGATGAGAAGGTAATGCGTTTTATCCTGTTCCCTCAAATTTATATTCCACGCATTGATAAACAGACGTGAGGAAATATTTCCAATTGATCGTCGCCATTATCTAATGAGTGCACTTATCAAATCATCAACCCACAAAACTGTAATCTTCAACTCTAATGAAGGCGCAGAATCCTTATGCATACCGGTATTTAATTTAATCGAGTCACGTGATTAATTTCGAGTCGCCGTGGTATTTGATGCTGGGCGAGGTTGTTCGAAGGGAGTTGCCTTTTCGACCCGTATCGAAGACGGACGTCTCTTTATGAAAATCAGCTAAGGAAAGCAACCAACACCGATCCGACTTAGAAAAACTGGGCAACGTCGCTCTGACGTACGTGGACAATTTCGGACTCATCAACGAGCAACCCGTGATTGTACACTTCACGAAAAAGCATTCAGTTGAAACTGGTACCAACCGTGGATAGAGACCCAAGACTTCTATCGCACTAGGAATTCGAAGCTGGCAACGGCAGGCCTTAGCGGAATTGGTAGCAATTTTTTCCACTGGCACTATCATATCATATTTCGGACTAGCTCGCCCATCAGACATATCAGAGTGCATTATCCGTAATTCAGCACTCTAACCGTCTGCATTTCGAAATTGTTGATCTGCAGAGAGCGTTGGACTGTGAGCGGCCCGTAGTTGCTGCTGTTCTTTTGATCTGAACTGGTAGGATCTGTTTTGAACTAGAAGGATATCTTTTGAACTGCAAGGAACATTGTTTCGAACTGAGTTTTGAACTGGTAGGAACTGTCGTTGATTTTGCTTTGAACTAGGATCTTTGTTTTAAGTAGAAACCACAGGAAATACGAAAAACGACTGCTCTTTCCACAGATACAAATCGCAGTCAACAGCGCCCGACATGAGAAGAATGGCTGTGATGTATTAATTCTAACCAGGGAGACACAATTTGAGCCAAAGACCTCACGGACGAAACAATCCTCAAACCTCAGGGTGAGTGAAATGCCCTTCTTATTATTTTTAGTAGCACTGTAACCAATGGCAGTCAATTGCGTCATCCTTACCGGGCGACAGTACGAGGCCAGTCCATTGAGTCCCGAGTGTAGGCTATGCAAtggttgatattttgaaatacattttgacagaaatttgCTTTTGCAAAGGAAAAATTAAGAAAGAGAGTGTGGAGATTTACGTCACTGTCACGATGTCATAATCTCCGTCAGAACACAATAGACGGAGCCGGGCACTTTTTCGAGGGGGAAATTCGACCACTCCGATTTCTCGGCATTGTCTTGCCGTCTTGGTCCTGTACAGGTTTTCCAGGGAAACGAAAAACCGTTTCGAGTTTTCATGAGCTAAGAAACCTTGAGGGTCTTTTCATATCTCTGAAATCCTCTCGGGCATTGTAGGGGATGCATATTTGCGTTCGTTGAAAACCTCTTAAAGGCTTTGAAAAGCCCAACAACGTTACTCTTAAGAATGCAGTACTTCGTACCTTTTTCAGGTGAGGACTAAACACACGAATCAAGATGGCGACCGTGACGACCGTGTTTCAGGACTTTTCACCCTCCGACCAGGAGAGCACCATGGACAGCATGTTGATGAATGCAACAGTCACTACTCGGAAACCCCCAGCGAAATTTCCAACACCCAACCCGGAGGTTTTACCAGTCAAAGAATGCCTTGCGACTAATGAGTATCTTGTAGGCCAATGGCTTTTTGAAAACCACGCGTTTATAGAGGTCGCCACCGGTTTCGTAGGTTTCGTTCTGGTTATGATCGTGTATGCAAAGAGAATGTTTAAGGGCACCCCCTATCTTTACATGTGTACACTAGCCATTTTTGATGTGGCCTATCTGATGATGTATGCATTTCAGACGAAACTGATGTACGAAGTCCAATATAACTGGGGTGATTATGGCTGCGGGCTCATCGAGTTCCTTGGCGTCTTTTTTAACGAGCTCGCTATCGGGGCTTTAGTCTTTATGACTGTTGAGCGCATGCTGGTTATAGCATTCCCGCTAAAGTTCCAACGCGTATTCACAGTCAAAAAGGCTCTCATCGCTCTCTTGGCTCTGGCAATTGTCGTAGCTTGCATCAATTTTCCGGTGATGTTTATAAAATTCGTTCTGCGGAAACCGAAGGTAAGGTACGTCTATGATTTTATGATATACAGGTGTTTCTACTTATTCCCTTATCCAGGTTTTGAGACAACCTTAGCGTTATTCGTAAGCAAATATGGCCGTATAATTGGGTTCATATTTACACCCACAATTATCTTGTTCCTCTGTAATATTTCAATAATTATTACCATGGCAAGGAGTAGGAAAGAACAGGGCAAGATGTCTGCAGAATCCGGTGAGAAGGCGGCGGGTCAACTGCGGCACATCACCGCCCAAATGCTGTCTGTGTCCGTGAGCTTCGTAGTACTACAATTCATTTTTTGCGTCATGTATTTCCCAAGTACATACCTCACAGACTTCAGCACCGTATTATGGCCAGTGTGCTCCTGGCGTTACATTCGTCGCTTCTTGGCCCGCGAAATTGGCAAGTTTTCCTCAAACATGCAGCATGCTATTAATGCTTACATGTACTGTCTGGTCAGTGCGAAGTTCCGGAAGGAACTTTTGCAGGCACTTGGCATAATTAAGAAGGTGTAATTGGCATTATTAAGAAGGTGTCGTATGCGTGCTTCTACTGATGTGAGCAGCAGTGTCACTAATACTGTAGCGCCATCTTAAAGTGACACCTAGAACTAAAAGGAGTAAAActcatcatgacatgcatgagtGTATACTCACTTTCGTTGGCGTGTTGTTAGTGCGAATTTCGCGAATGACCAAGATTCGCCAGAACTAAAACGGAAATATTATTTGATTGGAGAAAACGAAAAGTAACTTCATAAACCGCCCACGTTATTGTGCATCGAATAATAACGATGCACGAATATTTGGTAACTTATTACAGCCACTGGCGCACGGAATCGTGGGGTGAACTAAACTTCGCCACCAGCTAAATATAGTAGTTGGTAGAACTGAACTGCAGCAGACTCATAGCAAGAGCAGTCTACACTCCTGACAGCATGTAAATCTTTCTACAGTTGATTTTTCTTCGACAGCGCGGAGTTTAAAAAAGACGCCTTGCAGGCACTATGGCCATGAGAAGGAAACGTCCGATTGTCGTACGGGATCAAAAGTGAAACTATACTTCCCCCCTCACCAaaaagtagtaggcctacttagaaCTGAATTgttgttttgattttaaaacttcCCTGCTTAAACACAGAAGTAATTTAAAGTCGAGAGGCTCCTTTCACGGGAAAGTTAATCAAGGGTGAATGTCGACGGAGCTCCCGAAAATTGTATTCATGTGCAAACATATGTACATCATGCGCAATAAACTTGCATTTGGTAACAGACTGAAGTTtccattttgtcatttttgttgaTTCTGCAGTCATTTTTGGCTGATGGACAGACAGTCAGGTGAGTCACCTAGGACTTATTTCAGACAATCTAGCGGACAAGAAGGACTTGGAACGACTGATGGACAAGACAAATAGACAGAGCAGTCCACTTGGACTCGATCTCAAGACTCGTGTCAGTTCATTTACCGTAAgttcattctgaaccatcaaaGTTAATCAATCCGTTACCTCCCTCATACCTCTGAAGAAAAGCATGCCATTTTCTGTATCTCGTGCGCCTCGATTTGAggtgagccaatcagaatgctgctttcaaaattgtgattttcaagaaCGAGTCATTTATTTATTCTCGCCTCCAGTCTTCGCATACACTTTCGACACAGCGTTTTTGAACGTAGAAGACTCGAAGCGAGGTTGCTTAGATTATGATCAAAGTGTGCTCTTGTTAcaggccttctgattggttaataccGGCGGTAGCGTGCAATCTAGTGAGGTATAACAGAACCAAACTTATACAGGTAGATCTGCGTATTGCGTCAAGGGTGGGTTAAATGGAATCCGGTGTacaaggaatggacgtcctaggaatgcaagacccccatacaatagctgtgtactgtcaacgaatgtggttaatggtttggttagggtttaACTACATAAtcgtcaacaaaggaactcggcgactcttttcactttaacaaaaggaccggacttagattccggggaacttgcatttcttttacaccgggtcggTGGGGTGGATCCAAGGCTCGAGGGTCAAGATGCGTAAGTTTGACTAATGTCAGACCATTTGATGGACGACTTGGTCGGATCAGTCCAATTCAACTTAAAATACTACATGGTGGACTATAGCTGGTGAAGTAAATGTAGATCGAGTCGAGTCAACTCGATAGCGAGTACTCTAGAAGACCACACGACAACATTAGAAAGAAAGGCATATACGATGTAGAATGGCTTGCATTACTTTATTTCGTTAAGTGAACAATAAATTGTGCATTTAATGACAAATCAACATTACACTCTTTCAATTGAATCTCGGAGATCCGTGATGATACAAACATCCCGAATATCTCCACGGTAATTCATCAAGAATCTGGTTTCTTACAAGACTTTCCCCCGAGAGGTCACGTCAAACTCGGTTCAAGTTGATCGGCGCAATCAGCAGTACCAGCATGCGCTGAAGAACCATCAGCACTACACTCTGCTTCCATAGAACTAGACTTGTCTTTAGTAACCCTTGAACCTTTAGCCTGAGAGCTGCCCTCTGAAATTCCTTCTTTTTCTAATGATTTCCGCCTCGCACGCTTTCGCTCCATCTTGCGAACCTTTCTTGGTAATTGCTTCTCAGCTAGCGGTGGAAAGCACTTTTCTCGAAAAGCAACATTGTCTTGGAAATGGTCCTCTTCTATATAAGTCTGCATATTTTCCTTAAAGATAAAAAAGGGTTATGTGGAACGACACACAGACATGCCAAAACATGGCTCAAGTCGCTTGCAATTATCCAAATAACAAATCTATCTTGCGTTTGTTGGATTCGTTTTTGTTTGTTTAAGTTTGATTAgttattattcatgttatttggTCTCTAATGTCCACATATAAAGTTACTCAATGTTCCGTTATCACAACAATGGCTACTGTTGTCATGATTGTGTAAAGTAAAATAAACTCACGATCTGTAGCACTTTTTTAAGCTGTAATGAGCTGAAAACATTGTTAAGGTGTCATATATTTTGAATCCCTCATCTCACTTCACTGATCTTGCAAAAGTGTGCATTAAACATGCATTGGGGACTCTTATGATATTTGGCCCCGACCTGCTCTATCTCTGGGTCTGAACCAAGGTCGGAAAACTGATGTAAACCTGCCTCATACTCCAGAGTTTTCTCCATTGTGATGAGACGACGTCCAATCTGCATGGTGAGAATTTGTTCACTGTTGGCTGCAAGACTTAAGCACGGATGTTTGGGCAAGTGAGAATCTTTATAACTGAAATGAATAAGATATTGTATGGCAGGCAAGTGAGTCTTTATGACTGAAATGAATAATATATTGTATGGCAGGCAAGTGAGTCTTTATGACTGAAATGAATAATATATTGTATGGCAGACAAGTGAGTCTTTATGACTGAAATGAACAATATATTGTATGGCAGGCAAGTGAGTCTTTATGACTGAAATGAATAATATATTGTATGGCAGGCAAGTGAGTCTTCATGACTGAAATGAATCGTTCTGAAAATGAATCGTTATTACGGAGATCGAGTACACATGTTCTTGCtgatcaagtatggattaatctatattCGCTGAAATGGATGACATATTAAAAGAATCTTTATCACTGAAACGGATAATATGTTAATATGGCAAGTGAGAGTCCTTATAACTGAAATAAATATCATCTAATGGTAAATATGTCCTTATAACTGAGAGGGATGATATCGGCTATGGCAAGTAACATGATGAAATGCATAACAGAACGACATCAATAGCACCATTAAGTAGCAGATCTTTGGTACCAAGGAAGGATGGAAACGAAAAACAAACTTACTCTGGTCTGATAACAGGCATCCAGTAGACCAGGCGTCCCCCGATCGTTAGATATTTGGCGGCAAAATTCAGCAAATCCCTAAAGATGTCGGCTAATTCATATTTTGATTTCGATGGAATCCACAATGTTTTCCTGAAACAAATAATTTCGGGAAAGTCAACATGACCTTCAAGGTTTCAATACGATAGCTTACGCAAGTCTACTCGTGACTGCATTTGCTATAACAAAGTCTATCAAAATGATTTAAACGTGGTGTGTAGCAAACCTCGGCATCGATTACAGAATGTACCTACTCTTCCTCTGTGAGCTGTAGGCCTTTCTGTGGAGCGATGGTGCGAGTTGATTCTCTCAGGCCGTACGGAGCTGCAAATACAAGGAATTAGAAAACATTCAAAAGTGCATATAAGGTATCTTTGCGGACTTGACAACTCCATCTGGTGGCCTAGTTCTCAACCAAAGCACTATGATTGTGTTTGCGACCTGCATGTAACGGTAGGAGTTTTTTTAAGAAAGTGGCAAAATTCGGGCACTGCAGACATATTCAGTATAAACCCACGGTCACCTATAAAGCTATTAGGCCTACACGGTTTAAAGTATGGAACAGGCTATTCGAACCGCCACGGTGTATGgggccattgtttccggtcttattcgcaccgtcagaaacacAGTTACGGTGAAAGGTACCGTACCGTGATGGTGCGAAtaatacggagtgaataaatagatcgcaccgtggtggtgtttgtttgtgacgagtgttggaagtgcctttactcctggctccgggtgagggtagggtccttgacttccagccaGGCCAGTCGGCCCTGTCACGAtacgaatagccacggccttAAAGTATAATACTCACGGTCAGTGATGATTGCATCAAACTTTAAACCAGGCCTGTAGATGTTACACTTTGCTGCGTCGGCAAGTATGACGTCTAGATAGCGGTTGGATAATCTGTACTGCTTCATGTTGGCAGCGACGCTCTCATCAGGGGCACGCTTTGTCTGATTGTGACGACTCGGTTTTCCTGGAATAAAGTTATATGGATGAAGATACCATGATGTTTAAACCATCAACCATGATGTTTAAACCATCACATTGAAATAGGTatcaaaggggtacgccgttcataattactggtgatccaagaaaatagaaatacagttgTGTACGACTCACCTTTAGCATGTAGCAGTGTA from Lineus longissimus chromosome 19, tnLinLong1.2, whole genome shotgun sequence harbors:
- the LOC135503207 gene encoding growth hormone secretagogue receptor type 1-like; this encodes MAAVTTVFSDFSPSDQESTMDSMLMNTTVTTRKPPAKFRTPNPEVLPIKECLATNEYLVGQWLFENHMYIEVATGFVGFVLVMIVYAKRMFKGTPYLYMCTLAIFDVAYLLVYAFQTKVMYAVQYNWGDYGCGLIEFFYVIFNEFAIGTLVIMTVERMLVIAFPLKFQRVFTVKKALIALSALAIVVFCINFPIIFTKLVLRKPKVSYDYDFMIYRCFYAFPYPGFDLSLVLDVSKLSRFIGFVFTPTILLFLCNISIIITMARSAKEQGKMSVESGEKAAGQLRHITAQMLSVSVSFVVLQFIFCVMYFPDTYLVSLDPVLWPKCSWRYLSRFLAREVGKFSSNMQHAINAYMYCLVSAKFRKELLQALGIIKKVSSAQSRMTASTGVSSSVTNTEAPP
- the LOC135502750 gene encoding tRNA (guanine(10)-N2)-methyltransferase homolog isoform X2, which gives rise to MGEKEHYTTFKMSAPMARTCRKYLFHFVNEHVEFRLPNPFLVVEIPSEESAKKVASRAVLVRSFYEVWATGKTFDGLIENLRLLPSEVFKPFLPPDKTFCINVETYNKTLSLKEKIKKIEELCRVLKPEGKVNLKTPDVTLQLFEYYKREGRDSAAEPSVLYAGRWVADGFRDGSRKRFSLKTRCFIGNTSMDPSLALIMANMGQVKDCDIVVDPFVGTGSLLVACAHFGGFVMGTDINYTLLHAKGKPSRHNQTKRAPDESVAANMKQYRLSNRYLDVILADAAKCNIYRPGLKFDAIITDPPYGLRESTRTIAPQKGLQLTEEEKTLWIPSKSKYELADIFRDLLNFAAKYLTIGGRLVYWMPVIRPDYKDSHLPKHPCLSLAANSEQILTMQIGRRLITMEKTLEYEENMQTYIEEDHFQDNVAFREKCFPPLAEKQLPRKVRKMERKRARRKSLEKEGISEGSSQAKGSRVTKDKSSSMEAECSADGSSAHAGTADCADQLEPSLT
- the LOC135502750 gene encoding tRNA (guanine(10)-N2)-methyltransferase homolog isoform X1 — protein: MGEKEHYTTFKMSAPMARTCRKYLFHFVNEHVEFRLPELKAIASVVDTTVNCVTKYDNENPFLVVEIPSEESAKKVASRAVLVRSFYEVWATGKTFDGLIENLRLLPSEVFKPFLPPDKTFCINVETYNKTLSLKEKIKKIEELCRVLKPEGKVNLKTPDVTLQLFEYYKREGRDSAAEPSVLYAGRWVADGFRDGSRKRFSLKTRCFIGNTSMDPSLALIMANMGQVKDCDIVVDPFVGTGSLLVACAHFGGFVMGTDINYTLLHAKGKPSRHNQTKRAPDESVAANMKQYRLSNRYLDVILADAAKCNIYRPGLKFDAIITDPPYGLRESTRTIAPQKGLQLTEEEKTLWIPSKSKYELADIFRDLLNFAAKYLTIGGRLVYWMPVIRPDYKDSHLPKHPCLSLAANSEQILTMQIGRRLITMEKTLEYEENMQTYIEEDHFQDNVAFREKCFPPLAEKQLPRKVRKMERKRARRKSLEKEGISEGSSQAKGSRVTKDKSSSMEAECSADGSSAHAGTADCADQLEPSLT